TACGACTGGGTGACTGGGAAATACATGTAGCAAACAGAGCTTAAGagatctctatctttttttttttttctcttcctccttagGTTTAATAAAGTAAACCTGTTTTCTGCAAACAACTGAAAAAGCTGCCCTCTGACTGTTTCTTGGGTCCTCATGAAGTAGCTGGAACTTGTACTGTGAGGCCCTTGATGGGACAAGCTCTCACCTGCTGATCACGCAGTGACTGTCACCATGGCCAGCAAGAGAAAATCCACCACCCCTTGCATGATCCCAGTGAAGACGGTGGTGCTGCAGGACGCCAGCGTGGAGACCCAGCCTGCTGAGGCCGGGCCTGATGGACCCCAGCAGGACCTGCCTCCAGAAACGCCTGCTACCAGCAGTGAGGCAGCCCAGAACCCAGGTCCTGACGGCCCTGCACTGGCCAATGGGCATCGGAGCACTTTGGATGGCTATTTATACTCCTGTAAATACTGTGACTTCAGATCCCAGGATGTGGCCCAATTTGTGGGACACATGAACTCAGAGCACACAGACTTCAACAAAGACCCAACTTTTGTATGCACTGAGTGCAGTTTTTTGGCAAAAACCCCTGAGGGACTTTCCCTGCACAATGCCAAGTCTCACTTAGGGGAAGCCAGCTTTGTGTGGAATGTGGCCAAGCCAGACAATCATGTGGTCGTGGAGCAGAGTGTCCCCGAGGGCACaggcacttctgacccagcaggTGAGCCCAATGCCGAAGGGACTGATGGACAGGCTGAAATCATTATTACCAAAACTCCAATCATGAAGATAATGAAAGGTAAAGCTGAAGCCAAAAAAATTCATACACTCAAGGAGAACGTCCCTAGCCAACCCGTGGGTGAGGCCTTGCCAAAGCCGTTGGCTGGAGAAACAGAGGTGAAAGAGGGCGACCACTCCTTTGTCAATGGAGCGACTCCCGTCAGCCAGGCATCTTCCAGCTCCACTAAGCCCCCGCATGCCACCAACGGGCCCCTGATAGGCACAGTGCCAGTGTTGCCAGCTGGCATAGCACAGTTCCTCTCCctccagcagcagcccccagtgCATGCTCAGCATCACGcccaccagcccctgcccacgTCCAAGGCCCTTCCCAAAGTGATGATTCCCTTGAGCAGCATTCCAACGTACAATGCGGCCATGGACTCCAACAGCTTCCTGAAGAACTCCTTCCACAAGTTCCCCTACCCCACCAAAGCTGAGCTCTGCTATTTGACTGTGGTGACCAAGTATCCAGAGGAACAGCTCAAGATCTGGTTCACAGCCCAGAGGCTGAAACAAGGTATCAGCTGGTCTCCCGAGGAGATTGAGGATGCCCGGAAGAAGATGTTCAATACAGTGATCCAGTCTGTACCTCAGCCCACAATCACAGTCCTAAACACCCCTTTGGTCGCCAGTGCAGGCAACGTCCAGCACCTCATCCAggccgctctcccaggccatgtGGTGGGGCAGCCCGAGGGCACAGCAGGGGGACTTCTGGTCACTCAGCCGCTGATGGCCAATGGGCTGCAAGCCCCAAACTCATCTCTCCCCCTGTCTGTTACATCTGTCCCTAAGCAGCCAGCTGTGGCACCCATTAACACTGTGTGCTCAAATACAGCCTCAGCTGTGAAGGTGGTCAATGCAGCCCAGACGCTCCTCACGGCGTGCCCCAGCATAACTTCCCAAGCCTTCCTGGATGCTAACATctacaaaaataagaaatctcATGAACAGCTGTCAGCTCTGAAAGGGAGCTTCTGTCGGAACCAGTTCCCTGGGCAGAGTGAAGTTGAGCATCTGACCAAGGTGACCGGCCTCAGTACCAGGGAGGTACGGAAATGGTTCAGTGATCGGAGATACCACTGCCGGAACCTGAAGGGCTCCAGAGCCATGATGCCCGGAGAGCCAGGTTCCATCATCATTGACTCTGTGCCAGAGGTGCCCTTCTCCCCGTCGGCCAAGGCCTCAGAGGTGACCTGCATCCCCATGGCAGCCACACTAGCAAGCCACCCTGCCGCCAAGCGACAGTCCTGGcaccagactcctgacttcacaCCAACCAAGTACAAGGAGCGAGCCCCCGAGCAGCTCAGAGCCCTGGAGAGCAGTTTTGCACAAAACCCCCTTCCTCTTGACGAGGAACTGGACCGCCTGAGAACTGAAACCAAAATGACTCGAAGAGAAATTGATAGCTGGTTTTCAGAAAGACGGAAAAAAGTGAATGCCGAGGAGACCAAGAAGACCGATGAGACGGCCtctcaggaggaagaggaggctgcgGAGGATGAGGGTGGAGAAGAGGGGGTCCTTGGCGAAGACGGCTCCGCACAGGTGCCCGGCAGCCACGTCTCAGCGGAGCGCAAAGTCAGCCCCATCAAAATCAACCTGAAGAACCTGCGGGTCACAGAAGCCAATGGCAAGAGTGAGCTTCCAGGGCTGGGTGCCTGTGAGCCCGAGGACGATGGCTCCAGCAAGCTGGCAGAGCAGCCCCCCGGCAGAGTGAGCTACAAGAAGACGGCCCAGCAGCGGCACTTGCTGCGGCAGCTCTTTGTCCAGACACAGTGGCCAAGCAACCAGGACTACGACTCCATCATGGCCCAGACAGGTCTGCCACGGCCTGAGGTGGTGCGCTGGTTCGGGGACAGCAGGTACGCTCTGAAGAATGGCCAGCTCAAGTGGTACGAAGACTACAAGCGGGGCAACTTCCCACCAGGGCTGCTGGTCATTGCCCCCGGCAACCGTGAGCTGCTACAGGACTACTACGTGACACACAAGATGCTGTATGAGGAGGACCTGCAGAGCCTCTGTGACAAGACCCAGATGAGCtgccagcaggttaagcagtgGTTTGCAGAGAAGATGGGCGAGGAGACCCGGGCTGTAGTGGATACAGGCAGTGAGGACCAGGGCCCTGGTGCTGGCGAGCCTGCGGCCATTCACAAAGGGGTTGGTGACACCTATTCGGAAGTATCTGAAAACAGTGAGTCGTGGGAGACAAGTGCCCCTGAGGCCAGCTCAGAGCCCTTTGAGACGTCGAGTCCCCAGGCCGGACCTCAGCTCGGTAAGGAGTCCATGGGAGCCCTGGAGTCGTCCgtgggggagaggagggcacGTTCACAGATGGGCACTGTGTGTGTTGCAGAGAGCAGGTACCGAGCAGGAGGAGAGCCGCGTGGCTGCTCTGGGGATACTTGGCAGCAGGTGCCATGGGAGCACTGTTTGATAAAGGGGTGAGAAGTGGAGTTTCGTttcagttcttgtttttgtaaagCCTGTGCAGAGGAAAGAACTTGGTGTGCCTAAAGAGATGCAAGTTTTTCCAGCTATTTCTTAGCAATGGGAGAGTGATTCAGGTCATCTTAGGCGGCTCCACAGCCCCTGGGTGCCAGAGAGCGAAAGGGCATCAGGGGAATTCAACAGTATTGGTGACAAGAGGAAAGAGAGCCCTTAATTATTCTAAAGCACATGAAGTGCTCTTTGTCCTGGTATGAAAGTCCTAGTCTGTGTTTCTCTTGTTCTTGGTAATTTTTCACTACAAAGGAAAATCACGCTCGCTCTTAGATGTACATCGATACATACTTAGATATTCATAGAATCAAAAGTTCTTAGCTATTTATAGAATCAAAAGCTTAAATTGTGTTCCTCAGTTTCTCTAGATCATGGTGTTCTAGTAGTTAGAAGACTACTCGTGACACAGTTTTGAAGCCACAGAAAAGTCACATTGTCAGGTGTCAGTTTTCTGGGTCTTTGGTCTCTGAGTtccctgcttctcccttctctcgCCACCCCTCAGGGTTTGTCTGCTCAGGAGAGGC
The window above is part of the Oryctolagus cuniculus chromosome 11, mOryCun1.1, whole genome shotgun sequence genome. Proteins encoded here:
- the ZHX3 gene encoding zinc fingers and homeoboxes protein 3, whose protein sequence is MASKRKSTTPCMIPVKTVVLQDASVETQPAEAGPDGPQQDLPPETPATSSEAAQNPGPDGPALANGHRSTLDGYLYSCKYCDFRSQDVAQFVGHMNSEHTDFNKDPTFVCTECSFLAKTPEGLSLHNAKSHLGEASFVWNVAKPDNHVVVEQSVPEGTGTSDPAGEPNAEGTDGQAEIIITKTPIMKIMKGKAEAKKIHTLKENVPSQPVGEALPKPLAGETEVKEGDHSFVNGATPVSQASSSSTKPPHATNGPLIGTVPVLPAGIAQFLSLQQQPPVHAQHHAHQPLPTSKALPKVMIPLSSIPTYNAAMDSNSFLKNSFHKFPYPTKAELCYLTVVTKYPEEQLKIWFTAQRLKQGISWSPEEIEDARKKMFNTVIQSVPQPTITVLNTPLVASAGNVQHLIQAALPGHVVGQPEGTAGGLLVTQPLMANGLQAPNSSLPLSVTSVPKQPAVAPINTVCSNTASAVKVVNAAQTLLTACPSITSQAFLDANIYKNKKSHEQLSALKGSFCRNQFPGQSEVEHLTKVTGLSTREVRKWFSDRRYHCRNLKGSRAMMPGEPGSIIIDSVPEVPFSPSAKASEVTCIPMAATLASHPAAKRQSWHQTPDFTPTKYKERAPEQLRALESSFAQNPLPLDEELDRLRTETKMTRREIDSWFSERRKKVNAEETKKTDETASQEEEEAAEDEGGEEGVLGEDGSAQVPGSHVSAERKVSPIKINLKNLRVTEANGKSELPGLGACEPEDDGSSKLAEQPPGRVSYKKTAQQRHLLRQLFVQTQWPSNQDYDSIMAQTGLPRPEVVRWFGDSRYALKNGQLKWYEDYKRGNFPPGLLVIAPGNRELLQDYYVTHKMLYEEDLQSLCDKTQMSCQQVKQWFAEKMGEETRAVVDTGSEDQGPGAGEPAAIHKGVGDTYSEVSENSESWETSAPEASSEPFETSSPQAGPQLETD